One genomic segment of Belonocnema kinseyi isolate 2016_QV_RU_SX_M_011 chromosome 2, B_treatae_v1, whole genome shotgun sequence includes these proteins:
- the LOC117182966 gene encoding uncharacterized protein LOC117182966, giving the protein MGQDSYGNREIKWKLISPSSPHFGGLWESYINLLKSLMKEVVENQNLTYEKFSTLAVEFEACINSRPPVPIKGDPKDLEVLTPGHALVGIKLEQIPRATTSDKELNKVTYWWLVQAMRDQFWKHWSHEYLHTLP; this is encoded by the coding sequence ATGGGGCAGGATTCATATGGAAACAGGGAGATTAAGTGGAAATTAATTTCACCATCTTCTCCTCACTTTGGCGGCTTGTGGGAGTCCTAtatcaatttgttaaaatctctCATGAAGGaagttgttgaaaatcaaaatctCACCTATGAAAAGTTTTCCACTCTCGCTGTAGAGTTTGAAGCATGCATCAACTCCCGGCCTCCGGTTCCAATTAAGGGCGACCCGAAAGATCTCGAAGTCTTAACTCCAGGTCATGCTCTCGTAGGTATAAAACTGGAACAAATTCCCAGAGCAACAACCTCTGACAAGGAACTGAATAAGGTCACTTACTGGTGGCTTGTCCAAGCAATGCGTGATCAGTTTTGGAAGCACTGGTCTCATGAGTACCTTCATACGCTTCCATAA